The following coding sequences are from one uncultured Bacteroides sp. window:
- a CDS encoding polysaccharide biosynthesis C-terminal domain-containing protein encodes MAGLKSLVKDTAIYGLSSIIGRFLNYLLVPLYTMKLPAASGGYGVVTNVYAMTALCLVLLTYGMETGFFYFANKKEEDPLRVYSNSLISVGFTSLMFILLCLLFLHDISSFLGYAKNPEFIGMMAITIALDAFQCIPFAYLRFKKRPIKFAAIKMLFIASNIFLVLFFLVLCPWLSIHYSWVVSWFYDPNYQVGYIFMANLICISIQMLVLIPELTGFKYIFDKALIKRMLSYSFPILVLGIAGSLNQTIDKLLYPFLFADRQEAMSQLGIYGAVSKIAMIVAMFTQAFRYAYEPFVFGKNREGDNREMYASAMKYFIIVALLAFLIVMFYMDIVKHLISSDYWVGLSVVGILMIAEIFKGIYFNLSFWYKLIDQTRWGAYFSIIGCVIIVLLNIFLVPIYGYVACAWAGVIGYAVVTFLSYFVGQKKYPITYDLKSIGAYVLLAVMLYAASELIVISNLIVRLIFHTLLLFVFLAFIVKKDLPLSQIPIINQLVKKKS; translated from the coding sequence ATGGCCGGATTAAAATCTTTGGTTAAAGACACTGCTATTTATGGCTTAAGCAGTATTATTGGACGTTTCTTAAATTATTTGCTGGTTCCTTTATATACCATGAAATTACCCGCGGCATCGGGTGGTTATGGAGTGGTCACCAATGTTTATGCGATGACGGCCTTATGTCTTGTGTTGCTAACTTATGGTATGGAGACGGGGTTCTTTTATTTTGCAAACAAAAAGGAAGAGGATCCGCTTAGAGTTTACTCCAATTCGCTGATTTCAGTCGGATTTACTTCTTTGATGTTTATTCTGCTCTGCTTATTATTTCTTCATGATATCTCTTCTTTTTTGGGATATGCTAAGAATCCAGAATTCATTGGAATGATGGCTATTACGATAGCTCTTGATGCTTTTCAATGCATTCCTTTTGCCTACTTGCGGTTTAAAAAGAGGCCAATCAAGTTTGCAGCGATTAAAATGTTGTTTATTGCATCTAATATTTTTCTGGTTCTCTTCTTCTTAGTTTTATGCCCTTGGTTGTCTATTCATTATTCTTGGGTGGTATCCTGGTTTTATGATCCTAATTATCAGGTAGGATACATTTTTATGGCTAATTTGATTTGCATTAGCATACAGATGTTAGTTCTTATTCCAGAGCTTACCGGATTTAAATATATTTTTGATAAAGCTTTGATAAAGAGGATGTTATCTTATTCTTTCCCGATATTGGTATTGGGCATTGCAGGTAGCTTAAATCAGACTATTGATAAATTGCTTTATCCTTTTTTGTTTGCAGACCGACAAGAAGCGATGTCCCAGCTTGGTATTTATGGAGCGGTGAGCAAGATTGCTATGATTGTGGCAATGTTCACTCAAGCTTTTCGCTACGCATACGAACCATTTGTATTTGGCAAAAATAGAGAAGGGGATAACCGTGAGATGTATGCTTCGGCTATGAAATATTTTATTATTGTAGCCCTTCTTGCTTTCTTAATCGTGATGTTTTATATGGATATAGTGAAACATCTGATTAGTTCTGATTATTGGGTTGGTTTGAGCGTAGTAGGTATCTTAATGATAGCTGAAATATTTAAAGGTATTTATTTTAATCTTTCTTTTTGGTATAAATTGATCGATCAAACTCGTTGGGGTGCTTATTTCTCTATAATAGGCTGTGTCATAATCGTACTGCTCAATATTTTTTTGGTCCCTATATATGGTTATGTAGCTTGCGCTTGGGCTGGAGTGATAGGTTATGCGGTGGTAACGTTCCTTTCTTATTTTGTTGGGCAAAAGAAATACCCTATAACTTATGATTTGAAAAGTATCGGCGCTTATGTGCTTTTGGCTGTTATGCTTTATGCGGCATCAGAATTGATTGTAATCAGTAATCTTATTGTTCGCTTAATATTTCATACATTGTTATTGTTTGTTTTTCTTGCTTTCATTGTGAAGAAAGACCTTCCGTTAAGTCAGATTCCCATTATTAATCAGTTAGTAAAGAAGAAATCATGA
- a CDS encoding TIGR00341 family protein encodes MKAPNRSMFVIKRFLKEYLDLRKDKDNELATVESIRRGVEFKGANLWILIFAIFIASLGLNVNSTAVIIGAMLISPLMGPIMGIGLSVGLNDFELMKRSLKSFLITTTFSVATSTFYFLITPFTQVQSELLARTSPTIYDVLIALFGGLAGVVALSTKEKGNVIPGVAIATALMPPLCTAGFGLASGNFVYFLGAFYLYFINSVFISLATFLGVRVMHFHRKDFIDKNKERTVRRSIVFIVLLTMCPAIYLTFNIVRATIFEQKVNRFVTEQLNFPNTQVVDQKIRHRGDTTEIRVVLIGEDVPEASIFIARNKLEDYGLVQTKLLVVQGMNNNGVDLSSIRAMVMEDFYKSSEERLKGQQERITSLENSLNSYKLYDELTQRIVPELKVLYPSVKALSIARTIETRVDSMRMDTITLAVMKFSSKPTQSERDKITEWLRARVEAKQLRLIVEKD; translated from the coding sequence ATGAAAGCACCTAACCGAAGTATGTTTGTGATTAAGAGATTCCTGAAGGAGTATCTTGATTTGAGAAAAGATAAAGATAATGAATTGGCAACCGTTGAATCTATTCGTAGAGGAGTGGAGTTTAAAGGAGCGAATTTATGGATTCTTATCTTTGCCATATTTATTGCATCTCTCGGTTTGAATGTTAATTCTACAGCGGTAATTATAGGTGCAATGCTTATTTCTCCCTTGATGGGACCTATTATGGGAATAGGGTTATCTGTAGGGTTGAATGATTTTGAATTGATGAAGCGTTCCCTAAAGAGTTTTCTTATAACTACTACTTTTAGTGTGGCTACTTCTACATTTTATTTTCTTATTACTCCATTTACGCAAGTACAGTCGGAATTGTTGGCTCGTACTTCACCGACTATTTATGACGTTTTAATCGCACTTTTTGGTGGATTGGCGGGGGTGGTGGCATTATCTACGAAAGAGAAAGGAAATGTAATTCCGGGTGTGGCTATTGCCACGGCATTAATGCCTCCGCTATGTACGGCAGGTTTTGGATTGGCTAGTGGAAATTTTGTTTATTTTTTAGGAGCTTTTTATTTATATTTTATCAATTCAGTTTTCATCAGTTTGGCTACTTTCTTAGGAGTTAGAGTAATGCACTTTCATCGCAAAGATTTTATTGATAAGAATAAAGAACGTACTGTACGACGCTCTATTGTTTTTATCGTATTGCTGACTATGTGTCCGGCTATTTATTTGACGTTTAATATTGTTAGAGCTACTATATTTGAACAAAAGGTGAATCGTTTTGTCACAGAGCAACTTAATTTTCCTAACACTCAGGTCGTTGATCAAAAGATACGTCATAGAGGAGATACTACTGAAATAAGAGTCGTTTTGATCGGAGAAGATGTACCAGAAGCTTCCATATTTATTGCTCGTAATAAATTAGAGGATTATGGCCTTGTTCAAACAAAACTTCTTGTGGTTCAGGGAATGAACAATAACGGAGTAGATCTTTCTTCTATACGTGCTATGGTAATGGAGGATTTTTATAAAAGTAGTGAAGAGCGTTTGAAAGGGCAACAGGAGAGAATAACTTCTCTAGAGAATAGTTTAAATAGCTATAAATTGTATGATGAATTGACTCAAAGAATTGTTCCTGAATTAAAGGTGTTATATCCTTCGGTAAAGGCACTTTCCATTGCTCGTACTATAGAGACAAGGGTTGATTCCATGCGTATGGATACGATTACGCTTGCCGTAATGAAATTTTCCTCTAAACCTACTCAAAGTGAACGTGACAAAATTACTGAATGGCTCAGAGCTCGTGTGGAAGCAAAGCAATTACGCTTGATTGTTGAAAAAGACTAG
- a CDS encoding S46 family peptidase: MNLKTTRIRGLNFSLALFFKYGKIIFLSIFLLGVGATTVVTHAHEGMWMLGNLNKDTRKAMKDLGLKLSPKELYNPSKPSLKDAVVSFGGFCSGVVVSNDGLVLTNHHCGFSAIQQHSSVEHDYLKNGFVARTKEEELSNPELYVRFLIRMEDVTKRVLGVIVPGMSETDRRVVTDSVMLAIQEEIHAKDSTLVGVVDPYYAGNEFWLSVYRDFNDVRLVFAPPSSVGKFGWDTDNWVWPRHTGDFSVFRIYANKNNQPADYSPDNVPYRPEYVVPLSLDGYKEGSFCMTLGYPGTTERYLSSFGVEEMMNGLNQAMIDVRGVKQAIWKRAMDKDEAVRIKYAAKYDESSNYWKNSIGSNEAIVNLKVLEKKRAMENSLKQWIRNTPAEHDSLLHLLSSLELNYKSRQETNRAIAYLGESFMNGPELIQLGLEILNFDFGAEEKYIVAKIKGILERYANLDLNIDKDVFVAMLKEYRTKVDSTYLPEMYHSIANDYAGNERAYVDSLYAHSQLVSPKGLKRFFDRDTTYNIMDDPAISLCIDLIVKYFEMNQSIAAASDNIAHEERLYNAAIRRMYADRNYYPDANSTMRLSFGTVEGYSPKDGVDYDYYTTTKGILEKVKTHLGNSDFEVGADVLSLLASKNFGRYADKKGDMNVCFISTNDITGGNSGSAMFNNRGELLGLAFDGNWEAMSGDIIFEPKLQRCVGVDIRYILFIIDKYAKATNLMKEFVFSSK, translated from the coding sequence ATGAACCTGAAAACAACTCGTATAAGAGGACTAAATTTTTCTTTGGCTCTTTTTTTTAAGTATGGCAAAATAATATTTTTGAGTATTTTCCTATTGGGAGTAGGTGCAACTACTGTTGTTACACATGCTCACGAAGGAATGTGGATGCTTGGGAATCTAAATAAAGATACTCGTAAAGCAATGAAAGACTTAGGTTTGAAATTGTCGCCTAAGGAGTTGTATAATCCTTCCAAACCTTCATTGAAAGATGCTGTGGTTAGTTTCGGAGGTTTTTGTTCCGGGGTGGTTGTTTCCAATGATGGTCTTGTACTCACTAATCATCACTGTGGTTTCTCGGCTATACAACAGCATAGCTCGGTTGAGCATGATTATCTTAAAAATGGTTTTGTGGCTCGTACGAAGGAAGAAGAGTTGTCCAATCCTGAATTATATGTTCGCTTTTTAATCCGTATGGAAGATGTAACTAAACGAGTTCTTGGAGTGATTGTTCCTGGTATGAGCGAAACGGATAGAAGGGTGGTTACTGACTCTGTGATGTTGGCTATACAGGAAGAGATCCATGCCAAAGATTCTACTCTTGTGGGAGTGGTTGATCCGTATTATGCCGGCAATGAATTTTGGTTGTCTGTTTATCGGGATTTCAATGATGTCCGTTTGGTATTTGCTCCACCTTCGTCAGTTGGTAAATTTGGCTGGGACACAGATAATTGGGTTTGGCCTCGGCATACTGGAGATTTCTCGGTATTTCGCATATATGCTAATAAGAATAATCAACCGGCGGATTATTCTCCTGATAATGTGCCGTATCGTCCTGAATATGTAGTACCTCTTTCGCTTGATGGTTACAAAGAGGGTTCGTTTTGTATGACTCTAGGATATCCTGGAACGACAGAGCGTTATTTGTCTTCATTTGGGGTAGAGGAGATGATGAATGGCTTGAATCAGGCTATGATTGATGTACGTGGAGTGAAGCAGGCTATTTGGAAACGGGCGATGGATAAGGATGAAGCAGTTCGGATTAAATATGCTGCAAAATACGATGAAAGCTCTAATTATTGGAAAAATAGTATTGGGAGTAATGAGGCGATTGTGAATTTGAAGGTACTTGAAAAGAAACGTGCGATGGAAAACTCTCTTAAACAATGGATACGGAATACACCTGCTGAGCATGATTCATTGCTTCATTTGCTTTCTTCGTTGGAGCTGAACTATAAAAGTCGCCAAGAGACGAACCGTGCAATAGCGTATTTAGGGGAATCCTTTATGAATGGGCCTGAGCTTATTCAATTAGGTTTGGAAATACTTAATTTCGATTTTGGTGCTGAAGAGAAGTATATTGTCGCTAAAATAAAAGGTATATTAGAACGTTATGCAAATCTTGATCTTAATATTGATAAGGATGTTTTTGTTGCAATGCTGAAAGAGTATCGTACAAAGGTAGATTCTACCTATTTGCCTGAAATGTACCATTCCATCGCTAATGATTATGCTGGAAATGAGAGAGCTTATGTTGATTCTTTATATGCTCATTCTCAATTAGTTTCTCCCAAAGGCCTTAAACGTTTTTTTGATAGAGATACTACATATAATATCATGGATGATCCTGCAATCTCTCTTTGTATTGATCTTATTGTGAAGTATTTTGAGATGAATCAATCCATCGCTGCTGCGTCAGATAATATTGCGCATGAAGAACGGCTATATAATGCTGCTATAAGACGGATGTATGCGGATCGTAATTATTATCCTGATGCAAATTCCACAATGCGTCTCAGTTTCGGCACGGTGGAGGGATATTCGCCGAAGGATGGGGTGGATTATGACTATTATACTACTACGAAGGGGATTTTAGAAAAGGTAAAAACGCATTTGGGGAACAGTGATTTTGAAGTAGGAGCGGATGTTTTATCTCTATTGGCATCGAAGAATTTTGGAAGGTATGCTGATAAGAAAGGAGATATGAATGTATGTTTTATCTCAACAAATGATATTACAGGTGGTAATTCAGGGAGCGCAATGTTTAATAATAGAGGAGAACTGTTAGGGTTGGCTTTCGATGGTAATTGGGAAGCAATGAGTGGGGATATCATTTTTGAACCTAAGTTGCAACGGTGTGTTGGTGTGGATATACGCTATATTCTTTTTATTATAGATAAGTATGCTAAAGCAACTAATTTGATGAAAGAGTTTGTTTTTTCTTCCAAATAA
- the sucC gene encoding ADP-forming succinate--CoA ligase subunit beta, translated as MKVHEYQAKDFFASYGIPVEQHMLCYNADEAVSAYKSLGKEKAVVKAQVLTGGRGKAGGVKLASDEEDIARKTTEIIGMSIRGFQVEKVLISEAVNIASEYYVSFAIDRNRKSVLLMLSSEGGMDIESVAHNTPDRIFRFSIDPMLGIPDFLARQFAFTLFEDIDQVNQLAAILQKLYRLFLEKDASLAEINPLIQTGDGRLIAIDAKMTFDDNALFRHTDVLDLAELTKEEEQERSAKQKGFSYVSLEGQIGCMVNGAGLAMATMDLIKLYGGSPANFLDIGGSSNPVKVIEAMKLLLSDKQVRVVLINIFGGITRCDDVATGLLEAFKQIETETPVIVRLTGTNEREGRLLLQNTQFLVAETMSEATHMAVKIASESH; from the coding sequence ATGAAAGTTCATGAATATCAAGCTAAAGACTTCTTTGCATCTTATGGCATTCCGGTGGAGCAACATATGCTTTGTTATAATGCGGACGAGGCTGTCTCTGCTTATAAGTCTTTAGGAAAGGAAAAGGCTGTGGTTAAAGCTCAAGTACTCACGGGAGGTAGAGGGAAAGCTGGAGGAGTTAAGTTAGCTTCGGATGAGGAAGATATTGCACGTAAAACTACTGAGATAATTGGAATGTCTATTCGAGGATTTCAGGTTGAGAAAGTTTTAATAAGCGAAGCAGTTAATATTGCGTCAGAATATTATGTTAGCTTTGCTATAGATCGTAACCGTAAGTCGGTTTTGCTTATGCTGAGTTCTGAAGGAGGAATGGATATAGAATCTGTAGCCCACAACACTCCCGATAGAATCTTTCGTTTTAGTATTGATCCGATGCTTGGAATACCCGATTTCTTAGCTCGCCAATTTGCCTTTACTCTGTTTGAAGATATTGACCAAGTCAATCAATTGGCGGCTATTCTGCAAAAACTTTATCGCCTGTTTCTTGAAAAAGATGCGTCACTGGCTGAAATAAATCCATTGATACAGACTGGGGATGGTCGCTTGATTGCTATTGATGCAAAAATGACTTTCGATGATAATGCACTTTTTCGTCATACTGATGTTTTGGATCTTGCAGAGCTGACCAAAGAAGAAGAACAGGAAAGGTCGGCCAAACAGAAAGGCTTTAGCTATGTTTCCTTGGAAGGGCAAATTGGCTGCATGGTCAATGGTGCTGGTTTAGCTATGGCTACTATGGATTTAATAAAGCTTTATGGAGGTAGCCCAGCCAATTTTTTGGATATTGGGGGAAGTTCTAATCCGGTGAAGGTAATAGAAGCCATGAAATTATTATTAAGCGATAAACAGGTAAGGGTTGTCTTGATTAATATTTTTGGTGGTATCACTCGATGTGATGATGTGGCAACAGGCTTATTAGAGGCTTTTAAACAAATTGAAACAGAAACGCCGGTTATTGTTCGCCTCACAGGCACAAACGAACGAGAGGGACGTTTATTGCTACAGAATACGCAGTTTTTAGTGGCTGAAACTATGAGTGAAGCTACGCATATGGCAGTGAAAATAGCATCTGAATCACATTAA
- the sucD gene encoding succinate--CoA ligase subunit alpha, whose protein sequence is MSILIDKSTRLIVQGITGRDGGFHTRKMLDYGTQVVGGVSPGKGGLSVHGLPVFNTVAEAVEQTNANSSIIFVPARFAADSIMEAADAGIQLIICIAEGIPTLDVIKAYRYVTEKGARLIGPNCPGLVTPGQSLAGILPGHIFKPGRIGVISRSGTLTYEVVYHLSIAGMGQSTAIGMGGDPVVGLYFIDLLNLFENDPETDAVVMIGEIGGNAEELAAEYIRKYLTKPVIAFIAGKSAPAGKQMGHAGAIISSGSGTAVEKIAALKTAGVLVADEPSQIPELIQSALNRR, encoded by the coding sequence ATGAGCATACTTATTGATAAATCTACGCGATTGATAGTACAAGGTATTACGGGGCGTGATGGAGGATTTCATACTCGTAAAATGTTAGATTACGGTACACAAGTTGTTGGGGGAGTATCACCTGGCAAGGGAGGTCTTTCTGTGCATGGACTTCCAGTATTTAACACAGTGGCTGAGGCGGTGGAACAAACCAATGCTAATTCATCGATTATATTTGTGCCTGCCCGTTTTGCGGCAGATTCTATAATGGAGGCTGCTGATGCAGGTATTCAACTAATTATTTGCATAGCAGAAGGTATTCCTACTCTTGATGTTATTAAGGCTTATCGTTATGTAACGGAGAAAGGAGCACGACTCATCGGACCAAATTGTCCGGGTCTAGTGACTCCTGGACAGAGTTTGGCTGGTATTTTGCCTGGGCATATTTTTAAACCGGGGAGGATAGGAGTGATTAGTCGTAGTGGTACGTTGACTTATGAGGTAGTCTATCACCTTTCAATTGCGGGGATGGGACAATCTACTGCTATTGGAATGGGGGGCGACCCAGTAGTTGGTCTTTATTTTATTGATCTACTTAATTTGTTTGAGAATGATCCGGAAACAGATGCTGTGGTGATGATAGGAGAAATAGGAGGCAATGCAGAGGAATTAGCGGCTGAATATATTCGAAAGTATCTTACTAAGCCTGTAATAGCTTTTATTGCAGGGAAATCAGCTCCTGCCGGGAAACAAATGGGGCATGCAGGTGCTATTATATCAAGTGGATCGGGTACAGCTGTTGAGAAAATTGCAGCGTTAAAAACTGCAGGGGTTTTGGTAGCTGATGAACCTTCACAGATCCCTGAACTGATTCAATCTGCTTTAAATCGTAGATAG
- a CDS encoding DEAD/DEAH box helicase: MKNFEELGVSPEILKAIKEMGYENPMPVQEEVIPYLLGEGNDVVALAQTGTGKTAAFGLPIIQKIDVKKRIPQSLVLCPTRELCLQIAGDLNDYSKYIDGLKVLPVYGGSSIESQIRSLKRGVHVIVATPGRLLDLMQRKTVSLATISNVIMDEADEMLNMGFTESINTILADVPQDRNTLLFSATMSPEIARIAKNYLHNAKEITIGRKNESTNNVKHIAYIVQAKDKYAALKRIADYYPQIYGIIFCRTRRETQEIADKLMQEGYNADSLHGELSQAQRDAVMQKFRLRNIQILVATDVAARGLDVDDLTHVINYGLPDDTESYTHRSGRTGRAGKTGTSIAIVNMREKGKMREIERIIGKKFIIGSMPTGKEICEKQLIKVIDDIEKVKVNEEEIEAFMPAIYRKLEWLSKEDVIKRMVSMEFNRFLEYYRNREEIQSPTTDSREKRDRRSSEESGRSRKAEAGYTRLFINLGKMDNFFAAQLIELINKNVPKRVQIGRIDLMKNFSFFEIEDAKVQSVINSLNTANVGGRNVSVEIASEDNSSRSEGRKYGSKRSSSPRKGDTAKSYKAERPGRTKPNRAERGYETARGPKKKEDWQKLIDDKGPDFSEEGWARRKPKK; the protein is encoded by the coding sequence ATGAAGAATTTTGAAGAGCTAGGCGTTTCCCCGGAAATACTTAAAGCAATTAAAGAAATGGGGTATGAGAACCCTATGCCGGTACAAGAAGAAGTGATACCATATTTACTAGGGGAGGGCAATGATGTCGTAGCTCTTGCACAAACAGGAACCGGAAAAACAGCCGCTTTCGGTTTGCCAATCATACAAAAAATAGATGTAAAAAAACGCATTCCACAATCACTTGTATTATGTCCCACTCGGGAACTCTGCTTACAAATAGCAGGAGATTTGAACGATTACTCCAAATATATTGATGGATTAAAGGTGCTTCCCGTATATGGAGGTTCCTCTATTGAAAGCCAGATACGTAGCCTAAAAAGGGGTGTACATGTCATTGTGGCAACACCAGGCCGTTTACTTGATCTTATGCAGCGTAAAACGGTTTCTTTAGCCACGATCAGCAACGTCATCATGGACGAAGCGGACGAAATGCTCAATATGGGATTCACTGAAAGTATCAATACAATTTTAGCAGATGTACCTCAAGATCGCAACACCTTGCTATTCTCGGCTACGATGTCCCCTGAAATAGCTCGTATTGCCAAGAACTATCTACACAATGCTAAAGAAATCACTATCGGACGGAAGAACGAGAGCACAAATAACGTAAAGCATATTGCTTACATAGTTCAAGCAAAAGACAAATACGCAGCGCTAAAAAGAATAGCAGATTATTACCCACAGATATACGGCATTATTTTCTGCCGCACCCGTAGGGAAACACAAGAAATAGCTGATAAGCTAATGCAAGAAGGCTATAATGCAGATTCGTTGCACGGTGAACTTTCTCAAGCGCAACGCGATGCTGTAATGCAAAAATTCCGCTTACGTAACATACAAATTCTTGTAGCCACTGACGTGGCAGCACGCGGATTAGATGTGGATGATCTTACTCATGTTATCAATTATGGTTTACCTGACGATACCGAGAGCTACACCCACCGAAGCGGGCGTACAGGACGTGCAGGAAAGACAGGAACCTCTATTGCCATAGTTAATATGCGTGAAAAAGGGAAGATGCGCGAGATAGAACGTATCATCGGAAAAAAGTTCATCATAGGATCAATGCCTACAGGTAAAGAAATCTGTGAAAAACAACTTATTAAAGTTATTGATGATATTGAGAAGGTAAAGGTAAACGAAGAAGAAATAGAAGCTTTCATGCCCGCTATTTACCGAAAATTAGAATGGCTTAGCAAAGAAGATGTAATCAAGCGCATGGTATCTATGGAATTTAACCGTTTCTTAGAATATTACCGTAACCGGGAAGAAATACAAAGCCCAACTACTGACAGCCGCGAAAAAAGAGATCGCCGAAGCAGCGAAGAGAGTGGTAGAAGTAGAAAAGCGGAAGCTGGATACACTCGCCTCTTTATAAACTTAGGCAAAATGGACAATTTTTTTGCAGCCCAACTAATAGAGCTTATTAATAAAAACGTTCCTAAACGAGTACAGATAGGCCGCATTGATTTGATGAAAAACTTCTCATTCTTTGAGATAGAAGATGCTAAAGTTCAGTCTGTTATAAACAGCCTAAACACAGCAAACGTTGGAGGACGTAACGTTTCTGTTGAGATAGCTAGTGAAGATAATTCTTCAAGAAGCGAAGGACGGAAATATGGTTCTAAAAGAAGTAGTTCTCCAAGAAAAGGTGATACAGCGAAATCATATAAAGCGGAACGTCCTGGCAGGACTAAGCCTAATCGCGCAGAGCGTGGATATGAAACAGCAAGAGGACCCAAGAAAAAAGAAGATTGGCAAAAACTGATAGATGATAAGGGACCTGATTTCAGTGAAGAAGGCTGGGCACGGAGAAAGCCTAAAAAATAG
- a CDS encoding tyrosine-protein phosphatase, with protein MYRVLLNWLGIVLLLPSCSNSIPNISVVCEENNVGNCIIKWETAPLIKGKVKVYASTDPNLITEETPVAMANISDQQLTIITDNLKRRYYYMMVFDNKYPVKVATRNINIPGIQNFRDMGGYQSKGNKKLRWGMLYRSGAIDSLGTYSYEEMRNMGIKTIIDLRSKEELSNDTSIQTKFNVVHIPIATGNIDKLLIAIKKDKTKCDTINRVIDQWYRILGNHYQQEYKKIFEILLNKNNYPVIIHCSAGRVRTGIVSALILNALGVNDDTVMNDYLLSNDYYSIPKNISQYACKLPTNSQIAITTLFSAKERFLNITKNEIERRYGDVNTYLEKGLKIKKENIQRLRDILLE; from the coding sequence ATGTATAGAGTTTTACTAAATTGGCTAGGAATTGTTCTTTTGCTACCCTCCTGCTCAAATAGCATACCGAATATATCCGTGGTTTGTGAAGAAAATAATGTGGGCAATTGCATTATCAAATGGGAAACCGCCCCTCTGATAAAAGGAAAAGTGAAAGTCTACGCTTCAACTGATCCAAACTTAATAACCGAAGAAACACCAGTTGCTATGGCCAATATATCAGACCAACAACTCACAATCATCACAGATAATCTTAAAAGACGCTACTACTACATGATGGTGTTCGATAATAAATATCCTGTTAAAGTAGCCACTAGAAACATTAATATACCTGGTATACAAAACTTTCGGGATATGGGAGGATACCAATCCAAAGGAAATAAAAAACTCCGATGGGGTATGCTCTATCGCTCCGGAGCAATTGATAGTTTGGGCACATATTCCTATGAAGAGATGAGAAATATGGGCATAAAAACAATTATAGATCTTCGAAGCAAAGAGGAGTTGAGCAATGATACCTCCATTCAAACAAAATTCAACGTTGTGCACATCCCCATTGCTACCGGTAACATAGATAAATTATTAATAGCTATCAAGAAGGACAAAACGAAGTGTGACACTATTAATCGGGTTATAGACCAATGGTATCGTATATTAGGAAATCACTATCAACAAGAATACAAAAAAATCTTTGAAATACTTCTCAATAAGAATAATTATCCTGTAATCATTCATTGTTCTGCCGGAAGAGTTCGTACAGGTATTGTTTCAGCACTAATACTAAATGCACTCGGAGTAAATGACGATACGGTTATGAACGATTATTTATTAAGCAATGACTATTATAGCATACCTAAAAACATTTCTCAATATGCCTGTAAATTGCCCACAAATTCACAGATAGCAATCACTACGTTATTCTCTGCTAAAGAGCGCTTTCTTAACATAACTAAAAATGAAATAGAAAGAAGATATGGAGACGTAAATACCTACCTCGAGAAAGGACTTAAAATTAAGAAAGAAAACATACAAAGATTAAGAGACATCCTCTTGGAGTAA